The Herbaspirillum sp. DW155 genomic interval GACCGATACGCAACTGATGATCGAATGGGGCATCGCCGGTGGCCGCCCCGCACCGGGCACGGTGGGCGTGCAGCCGGAATGGTTCTACAAGGGCGACGGCAGCTGCATCGTCGCGCCCGGCCAGCCGCTGCCGCGTCCCGACTTTGCCACCGATGGCGGCGAAGAACCGGAGATCGTCGGGCTTTATCTGATCGATGACGAGGGCTGTCCGCGCCGGCTCGGTTTTGCAATCGGCAACGAATTTTCCGACCATGTGATGGAGCGCCGCAATTACCTCTATCAGGGTCACTCCAAGCTGCGCCACTGCTCCTTCGGGCCGGAGTTGCTGGTGGGTCTGCCACCGGCGCATCTGGTGGGCATGACGCGCATCCGGCGCCGTGGCCGCGTGATCTGGGAGCAGGAATTCCTGACCGGACCTGACAACATGTGCCACGCCATCGAGAACCTCGAATACCACACCTTCAAATATGCGCATCTGCTGCACCCCGGCGACGTGCACGTGTACTACATGGGCGCGGCCAATCTGTCCTTCGCCTACAGCGTGCGCACCGAGGATGGCGACAGCTTCGAGATCAGCATTCCCGAGTTCGGCGCACCGCTGGTCAATGGCATTGCGCACGTGCAGTCGCACTTCAGGCCGGGAGGCGTCAAGCAGCTATAGTCCCGCCACCAGGCGCATGACCATCGATGTAACGGCAATCATGCCAAGGCCCCGACCTCACGGTCGCACAACAAGAGGCCGTCCCCAGGAAAACGATCAAGGAGACCACCCCCATGCTGCTGTATCCCCCCTCCCCTGAGGCCAGACGGATGGAGCGTCGATGAATTACACCTTCGATTTCATGAGCGTGTTCGCCAACTGGGATCGCCTGCTGATGGGCGCCTGGCTGACCATCCAGCTCTCGGCGCTCTCCATCGCACTGGGTTTCGTGGTCGGCACGCTGTGCGCCATCGCCGGCAAGAGCCGCATCGCGCTGCTGCGCGCTCTGGTGCTGGCGTATGTCGAGATCATCCGCAACACGCCGCTGCTGGTGCAGGTGTTCCTGGTGTTCTTCGGCCTGGCCAGCATCGGCTGGAAGCTCAGCGCCGAGACCGCTGCGGTCATTGCACTGACCGTCAACGTGGGTGCCTATACCACCGAGATCATGCGCGCCGGCATCAACTCCATCCATCCCGGTCAGATCGAGGCAGCCGAATGCCTGGGCATGTCGCGCTTTCACGTTTACTGGCACGTGGTGTTGCTGCCGGCGGTGGAGCGCGTCTATCCCTCGCTGACCAGCCAGTTCATCCTGCTGATGCTGGCCTCCAGCATCACCTCGCAGATTTCGGCCGAAGAGCTGACCGCCACCGCCAACCTGGTGCAGTCGGAGACCTTCCGCAGCTTCGAGGTGTATGCGGTCATCGCGGTGGCGTATCTCGTTCTTTCCTTCCTGTTTCGTGGCGCATTCTGGGCGATCAGCCAGATGGCCTTCGTGCGCAAGCGCAAGCTTGGCACCAGCCTGTAAGGAGGTGCGATGAACGCATTCAGTTTTCTGCACGTGGAATACCTGTTGCAAGCGGCGGTCTGGACCGTGGTGCTGTCGCTGGTGGCCTTCGTCTTCGGCGGTGTGGCCGGTTTCGTGATCGCCTTGTGGCGGGTCTCTCCGAATGCCCTGCTGCGCGGCATCGCCAGCACCTACATCCAGGTGGTGCAAGGCATTCCGCTGCTGGTGATCCTGTTCGTAGCTTACTTCGGACTGGCCATCGCCGGCTTCAAGCTCACCCCGCTGGTGGCGGCCGGGATTTCCTTTGCGATCTACTGCGCCGCCTTCCTCGGCGAGATCTGGCGCGGCTGCATCCAGGCGGTGCCCAAGACCCAATGGGAAGCCTCGGAATGCCTGGGCTTCAACCGCTTCGAACAGCTCACCAAGGTGATCCTGCCGCAGGCCGCCAAGATCGCCACGCCACCCACGGTGGGCTTCATGGTGCAGATCGTCAAGAACACCTCGCTGGCTTCGGTGATCGGCTTCGTCGATCTCTCGCGTGCCGGCCAGATCATCAACAACTCGACCTTCCAGCCGTTCACCGTGTTCGGCTGCGTGGCGCTCATCTATTTTTGCCTGTGCTTCCCGCTGTCGGCGCTGTCCAAGCACTTTGAAAGGAAACTCAATGTCAGCCATCGTTAAGATCAAGGATCTGCACAAGAGCTTCGGCAGCAACAAGGTCTTGAATGGCGTGTCGCTGGAGGTACAGAAGGGCCAGATGGTCGCCATCATCGGCAAGAGCGGCTCGGGCAAGAGCACGCTGCTGCGCTGCCTGAACGGTCTGGAGAAAGTCGATGGCGGCGACATCCATGTATGCGGACATGATATTCATCATCCGGACAAGCTCAATCTGCGCGAATTGCGCAAGCAGGTCGGCATCGTCTTCCAGAGCTACAACCTGTTCCCGCACCTGACAGTGGAGCGCAACATCACGCTGGCGCTGACCACCATCAAGAAGATGTCGAACGAGGAAGCGAAGCAGATCGCCCACAAGGTGCTGCAACTGGTCGGCCTGGAAAACAAGAAGGAAGCCTATCCCGAGCAACTCTCCGGTGGTCAGGCGCAGCGGGTGGCGATTGCCCGCTCGCTGGCGATGGCACCGGCGCTGATGCTGTTCGATGAAGTGACCTCGGCGCTGGACCCGGAACTGACGGCCGAGGTACTGAAGGTGATGGAAGACCTGGCGCGCGGCGGCATGACCATGGTACTGGTGACGCACGAGATGGCCTTTGCCCGCAAGCTGGCCGACGTGCTGGTGTTCATGCATCAGGGCCAGGTGTGGGAGATGGGACCACCGGACGAACTCTTCAGCAGCCCGAAGACCGCCGAATTGCAGAAGTTCGTTGCCAGCGACCTCTGAATTGCGCTTGTATGGATTTGATTTTCAGCAGCACCCTACAACTAC includes:
- a CDS encoding amino acid ABC transporter permease, with the translated sequence MNAFSFLHVEYLLQAAVWTVVLSLVAFVFGGVAGFVIALWRVSPNALLRGIASTYIQVVQGIPLLVILFVAYFGLAIAGFKLTPLVAAGISFAIYCAAFLGEIWRGCIQAVPKTQWEASECLGFNRFEQLTKVILPQAAKIATPPTVGFMVQIVKNTSLASVIGFVDLSRAGQIINNSTFQPFTVFGCVALIYFCLCFPLSALSKHFERKLNVSHR
- a CDS encoding amino acid ABC transporter ATP-binding protein, producing MSAIVKIKDLHKSFGSNKVLNGVSLEVQKGQMVAIIGKSGSGKSTLLRCLNGLEKVDGGDIHVCGHDIHHPDKLNLRELRKQVGIVFQSYNLFPHLTVERNITLALTTIKKMSNEEAKQIAHKVLQLVGLENKKEAYPEQLSGGQAQRVAIARSLAMAPALMLFDEVTSALDPELTAEVLKVMEDLARGGMTMVLVTHEMAFARKLADVLVFMHQGQVWEMGPPDELFSSPKTAELQKFVASDL
- the araD1 gene encoding AraD1 family protein is translated as MRLIQYRDHHGERRVGIVDGPCIQVLGEVATMRELALLAIQRGTGLERLAQLLNSGQSEDYAALLSEGRILAPLDHPDPAHCRVSGAGTTHLGSATTRDKMHRRIEGDELDKTDTQLMIEWGIAGGRPAPGTVGVQPEWFYKGDGSCIVAPGQPLPRPDFATDGGEEPEIVGLYLIDDEGCPRRLGFAIGNEFSDHVMERRNYLYQGHSKLRHCSFGPELLVGLPPAHLVGMTRIRRRGRVIWEQEFLTGPDNMCHAIENLEYHTFKYAHLLHPGDVHVYYMGAANLSFAYSVRTEDGDSFEISIPEFGAPLVNGIAHVQSHFRPGGVKQL
- a CDS encoding amino acid ABC transporter permease produces the protein MNYTFDFMSVFANWDRLLMGAWLTIQLSALSIALGFVVGTLCAIAGKSRIALLRALVLAYVEIIRNTPLLVQVFLVFFGLASIGWKLSAETAAVIALTVNVGAYTTEIMRAGINSIHPGQIEAAECLGMSRFHVYWHVVLLPAVERVYPSLTSQFILLMLASSITSQISAEELTATANLVQSETFRSFEVYAVIAVAYLVLSFLFRGAFWAISQMAFVRKRKLGTSL